A genomic window from Purpureocillium takamizusanense chromosome 2, complete sequence includes:
- the CTK2_1 gene encoding Beta-glucosidase (EggNog:ENOG503NXPS~COG:D), whose translation MRRRPMAMPPPRRRASGPILASSPAPTSTAPRSRFGACSRTTAATPRGRITTDCRASSSLTIPVRTFDTACTYFHKFRLNFRDAEYNYQDAALASLFVACKVEDTIKKSRDILAAAYNVKNPDKTVAPDDKLFESTGKVIIGLERLILETIGFDFRTRYPQKLLVKVVRRVLGRGPSSTTTSSSPSSAASRDFFTTAYAMCTDMYKTFIPIKRTTFTMVMAVVELTARMRAHGAAAAAVDDADKLARQTVVDRVREFAASRPAGQYSRDAVAETMLDLLDLYVQHHKATKIGALFDLNTFIDIKIRLNGDLDAAAAPRYLYHCTKCEVADANPLVPVSAMASPTAPSAPSAPGASTNGGGGGGGGNGRRAGVSVNGSTVGLPPVWPPDAVVRRTARGQDGTMRFVFDPEAARQEQDTSARYFNEEFEEHEVEVEEPVPQPPPPQHQHPPSEPQSDREAAAAAGGGRGGGGPGPYRGGYRDRGGDYRRGPYGGYRGDRGGYRGRGRYH comes from the exons ATGCGCCGACGCCCaatggcgatgccgccgccgcgtcggcgcgcgTCGGGCCCCATCCTGGCTTCATCTCCAGCTCCAACCAGTACAGCTCCGAGGTCAAGATTCGGCGCATGCTCAAGGACAACGGCTGCGACCCCGCGCGGGAGGATAACTACCGACTGCAGGGCGTCCAGCTCATTGACAAT CCCCGTGAGGACCTTCGATACCGCGTGCACCTACTTCCACAAGTTCCGCCTCAACTTCCGCGACGCAGAGTACAACTACcaggacgccgccctcgcctccctcttcgtcgcctgCAAGGTCGAGGACACCATCAAAAAGTCGCGCGACATCCTCGCTGCTGCCTACAACGTCAAGAACCCGGACAAGACTGTCGCCCCCGATGACAAG CTTTTCGAGTCCACCGGCAAGgtcatcatcggcctcgagcgcctcatCCTCGAGACCATTGGCTTCGACTTTCGCACCCGATACCCGCAGAAGCTCCTCGTCAAggtcgtccgccgcgtcctcggtcgcgggccctcctccaccaccacctcctcctctccctcgtcCGCAGCGTCGCGCGACTTCTTCACCACCGCCTACGCCATGTGCACCGACATGTACAAGACCTTCATCCCAATCAAGCGCACCACCTTCACCAtggtcatggccgtcgtcgagctcacCGCTCGCATGCGCGCCcacggggctgccgccgccgctgtcgacgacgccgacaagctcgcccgccagaccgtcgtcgaccgcgTCCGCGAgttcgccgcctcccgccccgccGGGCAGTacagccgcgacgccgtcgccgagaccatgctcgacctcctcgacctctACGTCCAGCACCACAAGGCCACCAAGATTGGCGCCCTCTTCGACCTCAATACCTTCATCGACATCAAGATCCGCCTcaacggcgacctcgacgccgccgccgccccgcgctACCTCTACCACTGCACAAAGtgcgaggtcgccgacgccaacccTCTCGTCCCCGTCTCTGCCATGGCTTCGCCCACGGCCCCCAGCGCGCCTAGTGCGCCCGGCGCCAgcaccaacggcggcggcggcggcggcggcggcaatggccgCAGAGCTGGCGTCTCCGTCAACGGCAGCACCGTCGGTCTGCCCCCCGTGTGGCCCCCCGACGCGGTCGTTAGGCGCACCGCGCGGGGCCAGGACGGCACCATGCGCTTCGTCTTCGACCCCGAGGCCGCGCGCCAGGAGCAAGACACGTCGGCACGCTACTTCAACGAGGAGTTTGAGGAgcacgaggtcgaggtcgaggagcccgtgccgcagccgccgccgccccagcaccagcatcCCCCCTCGGAGCCGCAGAGCGATAGagaggccgccgcagcggcgggcggcgggcgcgggggcggTGGACCTGGTCCGTATAGAGGGGGGTATAGGGATCGCGGAGGGGACTATAGAAGAGGCCCGTATGGAGGGTACAGAGGTGACAGGGGCGGGTATAGGGGCAGGGGTCGCTACCACTGA
- a CDS encoding uncharacterized protein (EggNog:ENOG503P6D0) — protein MGLLSFLTSRRNAGGADRSREATSSTNHQPYHTTVAAHPPVRGTRAVYGNGPVSLENLQRQAARKRPSQPQLSTGIVKPFFLGVVDERPSSAPGDEADVWRSRSPGAIPRFPVLETYHSNVSRGRSLVRKDRGKHSLTPSIATSNRTALATLSGVDSATGAGSSRRAVRHVDLLDAQGEIKPADFKSRVRAAGARDYGEDVADRNLGENGVDLATPAVQRFYASLEQTATKTPYERRATMITLPTLRRAEATMLNIARADEQDQSFKPYKRRSLHGLRSGAEMEEQRNTSRRTESASQRTRSLDARTLLTLPKSTSKQKPSPERNLRHALGSIDANSMARSSTPKGKERSMSPAHHAPGSTPRGWITAERRHPDRSRASQRHQRWDELLSVQAFESSGQSSRAASPPAVPRYRPMSAMGITSDNGKAPATPSNTSTPRRRQRREGGYLDERAYTPVAAAHREMRIYDSQLLYAGLSYEPRGRDEPGEQQTAMSLMMRGNSSDNGGSLSDCAPAPSVSTCRRKASRSRSRPKRGSHAQWKSPWISLAAPEAGGPSEPSAGPSSHHGRNRSWSCLAAPERGGASISDFVGYVPPRNSSLRHWSISSLTPTTELSDGCSTSTYLFASPQSNHTANTSLDMPLSVKQPPSSGVELKSLSAAGSTAAHMLPGSALYVPSLEDDAFTETTLGSRNGSRTGFFDVSHAAGKADSLDLEAHECDCADGSNSAAESDSDVDSFVEKRRVKVKDDEALLFKEEGYGKAGTNLPGLFDPEPESKPCLMCSLLHCAAIDPPLLVDGPAMPLPCGHKEGITQRDRLRALGYEYDTEESASEPDEPPEPESRQQGRGRGRSVTEKPTVGSPSPQQLRDSSLKAASRQAQEAKHSHGRRLKRSRGVIEPVLEGCEGHDGNVVF, from the exons ATGGGCTTGCTCAGCTTCTTGACCAGCCGGAGGaacgctggcggcgcagaccGGTCCCGGGAAGCGACATCGTCCACCAACCACCAACCCTACCACACGACTGTAGCAGCGCATCCTCCCGTTCGAG GAACTCGAGCCGTGTACGGAAACGGACCCGTGTCGCTGGAGAATCTGCAACGGCAGGCCGCACGGAAgaggcccagccagcctcagCTTTCCACAGGAATTGTGAAACCCTTCTTCCTCGGTGTTGTCGATGAGCGGCCGTCCAGTGCACCTGGCGATGAGGCGGACGTATGGCGGTCGAGATCGCCCGGCGCGATCCCGCGATTCCCAGTCCTAGAGACCTACCACAGCAACGTTAGCCGGGGACGAAGCCTGGTCCGGAAAGACCGTGGCAAACACTCTCTGACGCCGTCGATCGCCACCTCCAACAGGACGGCTCTGGCGACACTCAGCGGGGTTGACAGTGCGACTGGAGCAGGCAGCAGCCGAAGGGCGGTGCGGCACGTCGACCTCCTGGATGCGCAGGGCGAGATCAAGCCAGCCGACTTCAAGTCGAGGGTGCGAGCCGCCGGGGCGCGAGActacggcgaggacgtggcggACCGCAACCTTGGCGAGAACGGCGTGGACCTGGCAACCCCCGCCGTGCAGCGTTTCTACGCGTCGCTGGAGCAGACGGCAACGAAAACGCCGTATGAAAGGCGGGCGACCATGATCACCCTCCCCACGCTGAGGCGCGCGGAAGCGACGATGCTCAACATTGCCCGGGCCGACGAACAAGACCAGTCCTTCAAACCCTACAAGAGACGCTCCCTCCACGGCCTGCGGTCGGGCGCTGAgatggaggagcagcggAACACGAGCCGGCGGACAGAAAGCGCATCGCAGCGTACCCGGAGTCTGGACGCGAGGACTCTGCTCACGCTGCCCAAGTCAACGTCGAAGCAGAAGCCTTCGCCTGAACGAAATCTGCGGCATGCACTGGGATCCATCGACGCCAACTCGATGGCGCGCAGCTCAACACCCAAGGGAAAGGAGCGCAGCATGTCGCCGGCTCACCACGCACCGGGATCGACACCACGCGGCTGGATCACCGCCGAGAGGCGACACCCGGATCGTAGCAGAGCCAGTCAGCGTCACCAGAGGTGGGATGAGCTTCTGAGCGTCCAGGCATTCGAGTCGTCGGGGCAGAGTAGCCGCGCAGCCTCGCCTCCCGCCGTGCCGAGGTATCGGCCCATGAGCGCCATGGGCATCACGAGCGATAACGGCAAGGCACCGGCCACGCCGTCCAACACGTCCACGCCCAGACGGCGACAGCGGAGGGAAGGCGGGTATCTGGATGAGCGGGCGTAcacgcccgtcgcggcggcgcaccggGAGATGCGCATCTATGACAGCCAGCTGCTGTACGCGGGTCTCTCGTATGAgccccgcggccgcgacgagcccggcgagcagcagacggccatgtcgttgatgatgagAGGAAACAGCTCAGATAACGGCGGGAGTCTGAGCGACTGTGCCCCCGCACCAT CCGTCTCAACTTGCCGCAGAAAAGCCTCACGCAGCCGCAGTCGGCCCAAGCGCGGCTCCCATGCGCAGTGGAAGAGCCCCTGGATCAGTCTTGCCGCCCCTGAAGCTGGCGGCCCGTCGGAGCCCTCGGCCGGTCCATCGTCGCACCACGGGCGCAACCGGTCGTGGAGCTGTCTGGCGGCGCccgaacgcggcggcgcgagcatcAGCGATTTCGTCGGCTACGTTCCCCCGCGCAACTCCTCGCTGCGACACTGGTCTATCTCCtccttgacgccgacgacggagctCTCCGACGGCTGCTCCACGAGCACCTACCTGTTTGCGAGCCCGCAGAGCAACCATACGGCCAACACGTCGCTCGACATGCCGCTGTCGGTCAAgcagccgccctcgagcggTGTCGAGTTGAAGTCGCTGTCTGCCGCTGGCTCCACAGCAGCGCATATGCTTCCTGGCAGTGCGCTGTACGTGCCGTCCCTTGAGGACGATGCCTTCACGGAGACGACGCTGGGGTCGCGAAACGGATCCCGGACGGGCTTCTTCGACGTGAGTCATGCTGCGGGCAAGGCCGACAGCTTGGACCTTGAAGCGCACGAGTGTGACTGTGCCGACGGTAGCAACAGCGCGGCGGAGAGCGACTCGGACGTCGACTCCTTTGTGGAGAAGCGCCGGGTCAaggtcaaggacgacgaggcgcttcTCTTCAAGGAAGAGGGCTACGGCAAGGCGGGAACCAACCTCCCGGGCCTGTTCGACCCGGAGCCGGAGAGCAAGCCGTGTCTCATGTGTTCTCTGTTGCactgcgccgccatcgacccgCCGCTCCTAGTCGACGGGCCGGCGATGCCCCTGCCGTGCGGACACAAGGAGGGCATCACGCAGCGCGATCGGCTCCGCGCGCTGGGCTATGAGTACGACACGGAGGAGAGTGCATCTGAGCCGGACGAGCCCCCGGAGCCCGAGTCGCGGCAGCAGGGACGAGGCCGGGGTCGATCCGTCACCGAGAAGCCCACGGTTGGGAGCCCAAGTCCGCAGCAGTTGAGGGACAGCTCCCTCAAGGCGGCATCGCGACAAGCCCAGGAGGCGAAGCACAGCCACGGCAGGAGGCTGAAACGGAGccgcggcgtcatcgagccGGTCCTTGAAGGCTGCGAGGGCCACGACGGGAACGTGGTATTCTAG
- the CTK2_1 gene encoding Beta-glucosidase (EggNog:ENOG503NXPS~COG:D) yields MSPSTADAPTPNGDAAAASARVGPHPGFISSSNQYSSEVKIRRMLKDNGCDPAREDNYRLQGVQLIDNVRQHLQLPVRTFDTACTYFHKFRLNFRDAEYNYQDAALASLFVACKVEDTIKKSRDILAAAYNVKNPDKTVAPDDKLFESTGKVIIGLERLILETIGFDFRTRYPQKLLVKVVRRVLGRGPSSTTTSSSPSSAASRDFFTTAYAMCTDMYKTFIPIKRTTFTMVMAVVELTARMRAHGAAAAAVDDADKLARQTVVDRVREFAASRPAGQYSRDAVAETMLDLLDLYVQHHKATKIGALFDLNTFIDIKIRLNGDLDAAAAPRYLYHCTKCEVADANPLVPVSAMASPTAPSAPSAPGASTNGGGGGGGGNGRRAGVSVNGSTVGLPPVWPPDAVVRRTARGQDGTMRFVFDPEAARQEQDTSARYFNEEFEEHEVEVEEPVPQPPPPQHQHPPSEPQSDREAAAAAGGGRGGGGPGPYRGGYRDRGGDYRRGPYGGYRGDRGGYRGRGRYH; encoded by the exons ATGTCGCCCTCGACTGCAGATGCGCCGACGCCCaatggcgatgccgccgccgcgtcggcgcgcgTCGGGCCCCATCCTGGCTTCATCTCCAGCTCCAACCAGTACAGCTCCGAGGTCAAGATTCGGCGCATGCTCAAGGACAACGGCTGCGACCCCGCGCGGGAGGATAACTACCGACTGCAGGGCGTCCAGCTCATTGACAATGTTCGCCAGCACCTTCAGCT CCCCGTGAGGACCTTCGATACCGCGTGCACCTACTTCCACAAGTTCCGCCTCAACTTCCGCGACGCAGAGTACAACTACcaggacgccgccctcgcctccctcttcgtcgcctgCAAGGTCGAGGACACCATCAAAAAGTCGCGCGACATCCTCGCTGCTGCCTACAACGTCAAGAACCCGGACAAGACTGTCGCCCCCGATGACAAG CTTTTCGAGTCCACCGGCAAGgtcatcatcggcctcgagcgcctcatCCTCGAGACCATTGGCTTCGACTTTCGCACCCGATACCCGCAGAAGCTCCTCGTCAAggtcgtccgccgcgtcctcggtcgcgggccctcctccaccaccacctcctcctctccctcgtcCGCAGCGTCGCGCGACTTCTTCACCACCGCCTACGCCATGTGCACCGACATGTACAAGACCTTCATCCCAATCAAGCGCACCACCTTCACCAtggtcatggccgtcgtcgagctcacCGCTCGCATGCGCGCCcacggggctgccgccgccgctgtcgacgacgccgacaagctcgcccgccagaccgtcgtcgaccgcgTCCGCGAgttcgccgcctcccgccccgccGGGCAGTacagccgcgacgccgtcgccgagaccatgctcgacctcctcgacctctACGTCCAGCACCACAAGGCCACCAAGATTGGCGCCCTCTTCGACCTCAATACCTTCATCGACATCAAGATCCGCCTcaacggcgacctcgacgccgccgccgccccgcgctACCTCTACCACTGCACAAAGtgcgaggtcgccgacgccaacccTCTCGTCCCCGTCTCTGCCATGGCTTCGCCCACGGCCCCCAGCGCGCCTAGTGCGCCCGGCGCCAgcaccaacggcggcggcggcggcggcggcggcaatggccgCAGAGCTGGCGTCTCCGTCAACGGCAGCACCGTCGGTCTGCCCCCCGTGTGGCCCCCCGACGCGGTCGTTAGGCGCACCGCGCGGGGCCAGGACGGCACCATGCGCTTCGTCTTCGACCCCGAGGCCGCGCGCCAGGAGCAAGACACGTCGGCACGCTACTTCAACGAGGAGTTTGAGGAgcacgaggtcgaggtcgaggagcccgtgccgcagccgccgccgccccagcaccagcatcCCCCCTCGGAGCCGCAGAGCGATAGagaggccgccgcagcggcgggcggcgggcgcgggggcggTGGACCTGGTCCGTATAGAGGGGGGTATAGGGATCGCGGAGGGGACTATAGAAGAGGCCCGTATGGAGGGTACAGAGGTGACAGGGGCGGGTATAGGGGCAGGGGTCGCTACCACTGA